A region of Massilia sp. WG5 DNA encodes the following proteins:
- a CDS encoding tetratricopeptide repeat protein, whose product MRKHIVAILLALGLHSSAMAGFTEGANAYNARNYALALKEITPLAKAGNADAEHLLGLMYYMGRGVPRDYKQAFAWHYKAAQQGKADAQYVIGAMYYTGNAVPQDQKLAVTWFRKAAEQGHPDAQHALGLMYRYHVAGMPQDMVIAYMLWNLAAANGHRSATEQRAIVARQMTQEQIEEAQALSRNWKPGTPLPTQSRTGAGNP is encoded by the coding sequence ATGAGAAAACACATCGTTGCCATCCTGCTGGCGCTGGGGCTGCACAGCAGTGCGATGGCAGGCTTCACGGAAGGCGCCAATGCCTACAACGCCCGCAACTATGCGCTGGCGCTGAAGGAGATCACGCCGCTTGCCAAGGCCGGCAACGCGGATGCGGAGCATTTGCTGGGCCTGATGTACTACATGGGCCGCGGCGTCCCGCGCGACTACAAACAGGCCTTCGCCTGGCACTACAAGGCGGCGCAGCAGGGCAAGGCCGACGCCCAGTACGTGATCGGCGCGATGTACTACACGGGCAATGCCGTGCCCCAGGACCAGAAGCTGGCGGTGACCTGGTTCCGCAAGGCCGCCGAGCAGGGCCATCCGGACGCCCAGCATGCGCTGGGCCTGATGTACCGCTACCATGTCGCCGGCATGCCGCAGGACATGGTGATCGCCTACATGCTGTGGAACCTAGCGGCCGCCAACGGCCATCGCAGCGCGACCGAACAGCGCGCCATCGTTGCGCGCCAGATGACCCAGGAACAGATCGAGGAAGCGCAGGCGCTGTCGCGCAACTGGAAGCCCGGGACGCCGCTGCCGACCCAGTCCAGGACGGGCGCAGGCAACCCTTGA
- a CDS encoding NADH-quinone oxidoreductase subunit D, with translation MAELKNYTLNFGPQHPAAHGVLRLVLELDGEVIQRADPHIGLLHRGTEKLAETRTYLQSVPYMDRLDYVSMMCNEHGYVLAIEKLLGIEAPVRAQYIRVMFDEITRILNHLMWLGAHALDIGAMGPFLYAFRDREDLFDVYEAVSGARMHAAYYRPGGVYRDLPDQMPQHRPSLVRSQRAVDELNEIRQGSVLDFIDGFTKRFDGYVDEYETLLTDNRIWKQRTVGIGVVTPEDALGMGFSGAMLRGSGIAWDLRKTQPYAVYDKMEFDIPVGTNGDSYDRYLVRVEELRQSNRIIKQCVAWLAANPGPVMIDNNKIAPPSRVDMKSNMESLIHHFKLFTEGFHVPPGEAYAAVEHPKGEFGIYIVSDGANKPYRLKIRTPDYVHLQSLDEMARGHMIADAVTIIGTQDIVFGSIDR, from the coding sequence ATGGCTGAGCTTAAGAATTACACCCTGAACTTTGGTCCGCAGCACCCGGCAGCGCACGGCGTGCTGCGTCTCGTGCTGGAGCTGGACGGCGAGGTCATCCAGCGCGCCGACCCGCACATCGGCCTGCTGCACCGCGGCACCGAGAAGCTGGCGGAAACCCGCACCTACCTGCAGTCGGTGCCGTACATGGACCGCCTCGACTACGTCTCGATGATGTGCAACGAGCACGGCTATGTGCTGGCGATCGAGAAGCTGCTGGGCATCGAAGCGCCGGTCCGCGCGCAGTACATCCGCGTGATGTTCGACGAGATCACCCGTATCCTGAACCACCTGATGTGGCTGGGCGCGCACGCGCTGGACATCGGCGCCATGGGTCCCTTCCTGTACGCCTTCCGCGACCGCGAAGACCTGTTCGACGTCTACGAGGCGGTGTCGGGCGCGCGCATGCACGCGGCCTACTACCGTCCGGGCGGCGTGTACCGTGACCTGCCGGACCAGATGCCGCAGCACCGCCCGTCGCTGGTGCGCAGCCAGCGCGCGGTGGACGAGCTGAACGAGATCCGCCAGGGCTCGGTGCTCGACTTCATCGACGGCTTCACCAAGCGCTTCGACGGCTACGTCGACGAATACGAGACCCTGCTGACCGATAACCGTATCTGGAAGCAGCGTACCGTCGGCATCGGCGTGGTCACGCCGGAAGACGCGCTGGGCATGGGCTTCTCGGGCGCCATGCTGCGCGGCTCGGGCATCGCCTGGGACCTGCGCAAGACCCAGCCGTATGCCGTGTACGACAAGATGGAATTCGACATCCCGGTCGGCACCAACGGCGACTCCTACGACCGCTACCTGGTCCGCGTGGAAGAGCTGCGCCAGTCCAACCGCATCATCAAGCAGTGCGTTGCCTGGCTGGCTGCGAACCCGGGCCCGGTCATGATCGACAACAACAAGATCGCGCCGCCGTCGCGCGTCGACATGAAGTCGAACATGGAATCGCTGATCCACCACTTCAAGCTGTTCACCGAAGGCTTCCACGTGCCGCCGGGCGAGGCGTATGCCGCGGTCGAGCATCCGAAAGGGGAGTTCGGCATCTACATCGTGTCGGACGGCGCCAACAAGCCCTACCGCCTGAAGATCCGTACCCCGGACTATGTGCACCTGCAGAGCCTGGACGAGATGGCGCGCGGCCACATGATCGCCGACGCCGTGACCATCATCGGTACGCAAGACATCGTGTTCGGCTCAATCGACCGCTAA
- the secG gene encoding preprotein translocase subunit SecG produces MNVLFNLIVVLQVVSALAIIGLVLVQHGKGADMGAAFGSGASGSLFGASGSSNFLSKSTAVAAAIFFASTLALAYFGTSRPAASVGGGVMERAQAPATAPANNAGNAVPNTAPAPAAAPAVPAATQDVPAAAPAAGAAPAAPAPAAPVPTK; encoded by the coding sequence ATGAACGTGTTGTTCAATCTGATCGTTGTTCTGCAGGTCGTGTCCGCACTGGCCATCATCGGCCTGGTGCTCGTCCAGCACGGTAAGGGCGCCGACATGGGCGCCGCCTTCGGTTCCGGCGCGTCCGGCAGCCTGTTCGGCGCCAGCGGTTCTTCGAACTTCCTGTCGAAGTCCACCGCCGTCGCCGCAGCGATCTTCTTCGCCTCGACCCTGGCGCTGGCCTACTTCGGCACCAGCCGCCCGGCGGCCAGCGTCGGCGGCGGCGTGATGGAGCGTGCGCAGGCGCCTGCCACCGCGCCGGCGAACAACGCGGGCAATGCTGTTCCGAACACGGCGCCGGCACCGGCGGCGGCACCGGCCGTGCCGGCCGCGACCCAGGATGTCCCGGCTGCCGCGCCGGCGGCAGGTGCTGCTCCGGCAGCGCCGGCCCCGGCCGCTCCGGTGCCCACCAAGTAA
- a CDS encoding NADH-quinone oxidoreductase subunit C yields MTTKLEVLELALKNALGERAAISSALGEVTVVVKAADYLAAMQTLRDDKSLRFEEMIDLCGVDYLNYGEGTWDGLRYAVVVHLLSIEHNWRVRVRVFCPDDEMPLVQSITGIWRNANWFEREAFDLFGILFEGHGDLRRILTDYGFIGHPFRKDFPISGYVEMRYDPEQKRVIYQPVTIEPRENIPRVIREETYGMK; encoded by the coding sequence ATGACGACAAAACTCGAAGTCCTTGAGCTCGCCCTGAAGAATGCGCTCGGCGAGCGCGCCGCCATTTCGTCGGCGCTCGGCGAAGTAACCGTGGTAGTCAAGGCCGCGGACTATCTGGCAGCGATGCAGACCCTGCGCGACGACAAGTCGCTGCGTTTCGAAGAAATGATCGACCTGTGCGGCGTCGACTACCTGAACTATGGCGAAGGCACCTGGGATGGCCTGCGCTATGCGGTGGTCGTGCACCTGCTGTCGATCGAGCATAACTGGCGCGTGCGTGTCCGCGTGTTCTGCCCGGACGACGAAATGCCCCTGGTCCAGTCGATCACCGGCATCTGGCGCAACGCCAACTGGTTCGAGCGCGAAGCGTTCGACCTGTTCGGCATCCTGTTCGAAGGACACGGCGACCTGCGCCGCATCCTGACCGACTATGGCTTCATCGGCCACCCGTTCCGCAAGGACTTCCCGATTTCGGGCTATGTCGAGATGCGCTACGACCCCGAGCAGAAGCGCGTGATCTACCAACCCGTGACGATCGAGCCGCGTGAAAACATCCCGCGCGTGATCCGCGAAGAAACCTACGGGATGAAATAA
- a CDS encoding NADH-quinone oxidoreductase subunit B family protein, which translates to MSIEGVLNEGFVTTTADKLINWARTGSMWPMTFGLACCAVEMMHAGAARYDLDRFGVVFRPSPRQSDVMIVAGTLCNKMAPALRKVYDQMAEPRWVISMGSCANGGGYYHYSYSVVRGCDRIVPVDVYVPGCPPTAEALLYGIIQLQNKIKRTNTIAR; encoded by the coding sequence ATGTCTATTGAAGGCGTTTTAAACGAAGGTTTTGTTACCACCACAGCCGATAAGCTGATCAACTGGGCCCGTACCGGTTCGATGTGGCCGATGACGTTTGGCCTGGCATGCTGTGCAGTCGAGATGATGCACGCCGGCGCCGCCCGCTACGACCTCGACCGCTTCGGCGTCGTGTTCCGTCCGTCCCCGCGCCAGTCCGACGTCATGATCGTCGCCGGCACGCTGTGCAACAAGATGGCGCCCGCGCTGCGCAAGGTCTACGACCAGATGGCGGAACCGCGCTGGGTGATCTCCATGGGCTCGTGCGCCAACGGCGGCGGCTACTACCACTACTCGTACTCCGTCGTGCGCGGCTGCGACCGCATCGTGCCGGTCGACGTCTACGTCCCGGGCTGCCCGCCGACCGCTGAAGCTCTGCTGTACGGCATCATCCAGCTCCAGAACAAGATCAAGCGCACCAACACCATCGCGCGATAA
- a CDS encoding KGG domain-containing protein, with amino-acid sequence MASNNQGGGNKGNNQSDTSNRGFASMDPQKQREIASEGGKAAHASGNAHEFTSEEARRAGSMSHKNDGNSQSQGGGSQQSGGGSGGGSGGSGGTRGGSSEQHAKAGSQSHKNDNKK; translated from the coding sequence ATGGCATCGAACAACCAAGGCGGCGGTAACAAGGGCAACAACCAGAGCGACACCAGCAACCGCGGTTTCGCCTCGATGGACCCGCAAAAGCAGCGTGAAATCGCTTCGGAAGGCGGCAAGGCAGCCCACGCTTCGGGCAACGCCCACGAGTTCACCTCGGAAGAGGCACGCCGCGCCGGCTCCATGAGCCACAAGAACGATGGCAACAGCCAGAGCCAGGGCGGCGGCAGCCAGCAGAGCGGCGGCGGCAGCGGCGGCGGCAGTGGTGGCAGCGGCGGCACCCGCGGCGGCTCCTCGGAGCAGCACGCGAAGGCCGGCTCGCAGAGCCACAAGAACGACAACAAGAAGTAA
- a CDS encoding GIN domain-containing protein, which translates to MNKVFKLGVAAASLWACFGIALAAPEVATETRPIDARVVRVKLDGAVDLRIRQGSTATLTLSGDPRWLAKTVTVQSGDTLNIDTELHGRVRLGSLHAELTLPALRELSSDSVGSTDVSGFSGEELELSLDGAGSMRISCNYKLVSASLGGIGSMHLQSLNGEGVDLNLRGAGFVTLSGRARWLKADLGGLGSLDAKEFTADNVNVDLSGLGNASVTAHQNASLNLSGMGSVTVYGKPLNRKVAVDGLGKVSWK; encoded by the coding sequence ATGAACAAGGTTTTTAAGCTCGGCGTGGCGGCGGCTAGCCTCTGGGCCTGCTTCGGCATCGCGCTGGCAGCGCCCGAGGTCGCCACCGAGACGCGCCCGATCGATGCGCGCGTGGTGCGCGTCAAGCTCGACGGCGCGGTCGACCTGCGGATCCGGCAGGGCAGCACGGCCACCCTGACCCTGAGCGGGGATCCGCGCTGGCTGGCGAAGACCGTCACCGTGCAGAGCGGCGACACGCTGAACATCGATACCGAACTCCACGGACGCGTGCGCCTGGGCTCCCTGCACGCCGAGTTGACCCTGCCGGCGCTGCGCGAGCTGAGTTCCGACAGCGTGGGCAGCACCGATGTCTCCGGCTTCTCCGGCGAGGAACTGGAACTGAGCCTCGATGGCGCCGGATCGATGCGGATATCCTGTAATTACAAGCTGGTCTCGGCCAGCCTGGGGGGGATCGGCAGCATGCATCTGCAGAGCCTGAACGGCGAGGGCGTCGACCTGAACCTGCGCGGGGCCGGCTTCGTGACCCTGAGCGGGCGCGCCAGGTGGCTGAAGGCCGACCTCGGCGGCCTGGGCAGCCTGGATGCGAAGGAATTCACGGCCGACAACGTGAACGTGGACCTGTCGGGCCTGGGAAATGCCAGCGTCACGGCGCACCAGAACGCGAGCCTGAACCTGTCCGGCATGGGTTCGGTGACCGTGTACGGCAAACCGCTGAACCGCAAGGTGGCGGTCGACGGGCTGGGCAAGGTGAGCTGGAAGTAA
- a CDS encoding NAD(P)H-quinone oxidoreductase has product MRAIEITQPGKPEVLQLCERPMPELKAGEILIRVIAAGVNRPDVFQRLGQYPVPPGASDLPGLEVAGEIVDGELGDSGFKKGDLVCALVQGGGYAEYCAAPLEQCLPVPKGLSALEAASLPETFFTVWSNVFQRAALQPGETLLVQGGSSGIGVTAIQLATALGHRVFATAGSADKCQACERLGAERAIDYKLEDFTAVVKELTGGKGVDVVLDMVGGDYLKREIACLADDGRIVLIALLGGARAEVDLGQVLRRRLTITGSTLRPRPVAFKAQIARELRERVWPLIEAGKIRPVIHRRFPLEQAAEAHTLMESSAHVGKIVLEVATG; this is encoded by the coding sequence ATGCGCGCTATCGAAATCACGCAACCCGGCAAGCCCGAGGTCCTGCAGCTCTGCGAGCGGCCGATGCCCGAACTGAAGGCCGGCGAAATCCTGATCCGCGTCATCGCCGCCGGCGTCAACCGTCCGGACGTGTTCCAGCGTCTCGGCCAGTACCCGGTGCCGCCGGGCGCCTCCGACCTGCCGGGCCTCGAAGTGGCCGGCGAGATCGTCGACGGCGAGCTCGGCGACAGCGGGTTCAAGAAGGGCGACCTGGTCTGCGCCCTGGTGCAGGGCGGCGGCTATGCCGAGTACTGCGCGGCGCCGCTGGAACAATGCCTGCCGGTGCCGAAGGGCCTGAGCGCGCTCGAGGCCGCCTCGCTGCCCGAGACCTTCTTTACGGTGTGGAGCAATGTGTTCCAGCGCGCCGCCCTCCAGCCCGGCGAAACCCTGCTGGTGCAGGGCGGCAGCTCGGGCATCGGCGTCACCGCGATCCAGCTCGCCACCGCGCTCGGCCACCGCGTGTTCGCCACCGCCGGCAGCGCGGACAAGTGCCAGGCCTGCGAGCGCCTCGGCGCCGAACGCGCCATCGACTACAAGCTCGAAGACTTCACGGCGGTCGTGAAGGAACTGACCGGCGGCAAGGGCGTCGACGTGGTGCTCGACATGGTCGGCGGCGACTACCTCAAGCGCGAGATCGCCTGCCTGGCCGACGACGGCCGCATCGTCCTGATCGCGCTGCTGGGCGGCGCGCGCGCCGAGGTCGACCTCGGCCAGGTGCTGCGCCGCCGCCTCACCATCACCGGCTCGACCCTGCGTCCGCGCCCGGTGGCCTTCAAGGCGCAGATTGCACGCGAGTTGCGCGAACGCGTGTGGCCGCTGATCGAGGCCGGCAAGATCAGGCCGGTGATCCATCGCCGCTTCCCGCTCGAACAGGCGGCCGAGGCGCATACGTTGATGGAGAGCAGCGCCCATGTCGGCAAGATCGTGCTCGAAGTGGCCACCGGCTGA
- the nuoE gene encoding NADH-quinone oxidoreductase subunit NuoE, producing MLSEQCLQKIDRELAKYPADQRQSAVMASLAHAQVEKGWLSPETMQEVADYIGMPAIAVQEVATFYNMYNLKPVGKHKITVCTNLPCALSGGERAGQRIKDALGIDYRGTTEDGQFTLLEGECMGACGDAPVMLVNNHRMCSFMSDEKIDALLEELNK from the coding sequence ATGTTATCTGAGCAGTGTTTACAAAAGATCGACCGCGAGCTGGCCAAGTATCCGGCCGACCAGCGCCAGTCGGCCGTGATGGCTTCGCTGGCCCACGCGCAGGTCGAAAAGGGCTGGCTGTCGCCGGAAACGATGCAGGAAGTCGCCGACTACATCGGCATGCCTGCCATCGCGGTCCAGGAAGTGGCCACCTTCTACAACATGTACAACCTGAAGCCGGTCGGCAAGCACAAGATCACGGTCTGCACCAACCTGCCGTGCGCCCTGTCGGGCGGCGAGCGCGCCGGCCAGCGCATCAAGGATGCCCTGGGCATCGACTACCGCGGCACCACCGAAGACGGGCAGTTCACCCTGCTCGAAGGCGAATGCATGGGCGCCTGCGGCGACGCACCCGTGATGCTGGTGAATAACCACCGCATGTGCTCGTTCATGAGCGACGAAAAGATCGACGCCCTGCTGGAGGAACTGAACAAATGA
- the nuoF gene encoding NADH-quinone oxidoreductase subunit NuoF produces MTSLHDRHINPLILKDLNGDNWHLADYVKRGGYSALRRILEEGITPEQIIADLKTSGLRGRGGAGFPTGLKWSFMPRQFPGQKYLVCNTDEGEPGTFKDRDIIRYNPHALIEGMAIGAFAMGITVGYNYIHGEIFQEYLRFEEALEEARAAGFLGDNIMGSQFSFQLHAHHGYGAYICGEETALLESLEGKKGQPRFKPPFPASFGLYGKPTTINNTETFAAVPFILNMGAADYMALGKPNNGGTKIFSISGDVERPGNYEVPLGTPFAKLMELAGGMRGGKKIKAVIPGGSSAPVVRGEVMMDTDLDYDSIAKAGSMLGSGAVIVMDETRCMVKSLLRLSYFYYEESCGQCTPCREGTGWMYRMVHRIEHGQGRPEDMDLLNNIAFNIKGRTICALGDAAAMPVEAMIKNFREEFEYHIEHKHCLVPAYL; encoded by the coding sequence ATGACCAGCCTGCACGACCGCCACATCAATCCGCTGATCCTGAAGGATCTGAACGGCGACAACTGGCACCTGGCCGACTACGTGAAGCGTGGCGGCTACTCGGCGCTGCGCCGCATCCTGGAAGAGGGCATCACGCCCGAGCAGATCATTGCCGACCTGAAGACCTCCGGCCTGCGCGGCCGCGGCGGCGCGGGTTTCCCGACCGGCCTGAAGTGGAGCTTCATGCCGCGCCAGTTCCCGGGCCAGAAATACCTCGTCTGCAACACCGACGAAGGCGAGCCGGGTACGTTCAAGGACCGCGACATCATCCGCTACAACCCGCATGCGCTGATCGAAGGCATGGCCATCGGCGCCTTTGCGATGGGCATCACCGTGGGCTACAACTACATCCACGGCGAGATCTTCCAGGAATACCTGCGCTTCGAAGAGGCGCTGGAAGAGGCGCGCGCCGCCGGCTTCCTGGGCGATAACATCATGGGTTCGCAGTTCTCGTTCCAGCTGCACGCGCACCACGGCTACGGCGCCTACATCTGCGGCGAAGAAACCGCACTGCTGGAGTCGCTGGAAGGCAAGAAGGGCCAGCCGCGCTTCAAGCCGCCGTTCCCGGCCTCGTTCGGCCTGTACGGCAAGCCGACCACGATCAACAACACCGAGACCTTCGCCGCCGTCCCGTTCATCCTGAACATGGGCGCGGCCGATTACATGGCGCTGGGCAAGCCGAACAACGGCGGCACCAAGATCTTCTCGATCTCGGGCGACGTCGAACGTCCGGGCAACTACGAAGTCCCGCTGGGCACCCCGTTCGCCAAGCTGATGGAACTGGCTGGCGGCATGCGCGGCGGCAAGAAGATCAAGGCCGTGATCCCGGGCGGTTCGTCGGCGCCGGTCGTGCGCGGCGAAGTCATGATGGACACCGACCTGGACTACGACTCGATCGCCAAGGCCGGTTCGATGCTCGGTTCGGGCGCCGTGATCGTCATGGACGAGACCCGCTGCATGGTCAAGTCGCTGCTGCGCCTGTCCTACTTCTATTACGAGGAATCGTGCGGCCAGTGCACCCCGTGCCGTGAAGGCACCGGCTGGATGTACCGCATGGTCCACCGTATCGAGCACGGCCAGGGCCGTCCGGAAGACATGGACCTGCTGAACAACATCGCCTTCAACATCAAGGGCCGCACCATCTGCGCCCTGGGTGACGCTGCGGCGATGCCGGTGGAAGCGATGATCAAGAACTTCCGCGAGGAATTCGAATATCACATCGAGCACAAGCATTGCCTCGTGCCCGCATACCTTTAA
- the tpiA gene encoding triose-phosphate isomerase: MRPKLIVGNWKMNGCRADNAALLEGIAAGLGEARASVAVCVPAPYLQQCEDALKGGPIAWGAQDVSAYEGGAYTGEVCAKMLSDFACRYVIVGHSERRAYHGETSALVAKKALAVMKEGMTPIVCVGETLEQREAGQTFDVVGEQLATVLELLPLEAVGKIVVAYEPVWAIGTGRTATPEMAQEVHARLREQLRARNGEAADEVAILYGGSMKPDNARELLSQPDIDGGLIGGAALKAQDFLAIIHAAEPRASNEFAT; the protein is encoded by the coding sequence ATGCGGCCCAAGCTCATCGTAGGTAACTGGAAGATGAACGGCTGCCGTGCGGACAATGCGGCCCTGCTGGAAGGGATCGCCGCGGGACTGGGCGAGGCCAGGGCCTCGGTCGCCGTGTGCGTGCCGGCGCCTTACCTCCAGCAGTGCGAAGACGCGCTGAAGGGTGGCCCGATCGCCTGGGGCGCGCAGGACGTGTCCGCGTATGAAGGCGGCGCCTACACGGGCGAAGTGTGCGCGAAGATGCTGTCCGACTTCGCCTGCCGCTACGTGATCGTCGGCCATTCGGAGCGCCGCGCCTACCATGGCGAGACCAGCGCGCTGGTGGCGAAGAAGGCGCTGGCGGTGATGAAGGAGGGGATGACCCCGATCGTCTGCGTCGGCGAAACGCTGGAGCAGCGCGAAGCAGGGCAGACCTTCGACGTGGTCGGCGAGCAGCTCGCCACGGTACTGGAATTGCTGCCGCTTGAAGCGGTAGGAAAGATCGTGGTCGCCTACGAACCCGTGTGGGCGATCGGCACCGGCAGGACCGCCACGCCGGAGATGGCGCAGGAAGTGCATGCGCGCCTGCGCGAGCAGCTCCGGGCGCGCAATGGTGAAGCGGCGGACGAGGTGGCCATCCTGTACGGCGGCAGCATGAAGCCGGACAATGCGCGCGAACTGCTGTCCCAGCCCGACATCGATGGCGGGCTGATCGGCGGGGCGGCGTTGAAGGCGCAGGACTTTCTGGCTATCATCCATGCTGCTGAGCCCCGCGCATCAAACGAATTTGCAACGTAG
- a CDS encoding SGNH/GDSL hydrolase family protein gives MKLSFPALLDAGRRSSIVAGLALATTLAFAPPGVQAQDWTTEHWVGTWGAGPGGPPLPATTQTFTDQTLRLIVHSSVGGNRVRIRISNEMGSTPLRIGSAHIALRAGGADIQAGTDRPLTFSGNTAITIPPGAPALSDPVELNVPALSDLAISVYLPGTVGATTIHGTASQTNYVSLPGDFTGAASLPTQRTILSWPYLTEVDVDGGQASGGAAIVTLGDSITDGTRSTPDTNNRWPDWLARRLQTVRDPITGINGRLGVVNRGISGNRLLSNPPEGSLAGRSIQERFDRDVLATAGVRYMTLMIGINDIGNSSAANPVSADDLIAGYRQVIARAHEKGIAVYGATLTPFEGAGYYSPEKEVVRQAVNNWIRSSDEFDAVIDFDRVTRDPAHPTRFLPAYDSGDHLHPNDLGYQAMGNAVPLELFRSLGAGYPRMHPAQMAKPAPATVQ, from the coding sequence ATGAAGTTGAGCTTTCCTGCCCTGCTGGACGCCGGGCGCCGCAGCAGCATCGTCGCCGGCCTGGCCCTGGCCACTACCCTTGCCTTCGCGCCGCCCGGCGTACAGGCCCAGGACTGGACCACCGAACACTGGGTCGGCACCTGGGGCGCGGGCCCCGGCGGCCCGCCGCTGCCGGCGACCACCCAGACCTTCACCGACCAGACCCTGCGCCTGATCGTGCACTCCAGTGTCGGAGGCAATCGGGTCCGGATCCGCATCTCGAACGAGATGGGCTCGACGCCGCTGCGGATAGGCTCAGCCCACATCGCGCTGCGCGCCGGCGGCGCCGACATCCAGGCCGGGACCGACCGTCCGCTGACCTTCAGCGGCAACACGGCGATCACGATCCCGCCGGGCGCGCCGGCGCTGTCCGACCCGGTCGAGCTGAACGTGCCGGCGCTGTCCGACCTGGCGATCAGCGTCTACCTGCCGGGCACGGTCGGCGCCACCACGATCCACGGCACCGCCAGCCAGACCAACTACGTCTCGCTGCCGGGCGACTTCACGGGCGCCGCCTCGCTGCCGACCCAGCGCACGATCCTGTCCTGGCCGTACCTGACCGAAGTCGACGTCGACGGCGGCCAGGCGTCGGGCGGGGCCGCCATCGTGACCCTGGGCGACTCGATCACCGACGGCACCCGCAGCACGCCCGACACCAACAACCGCTGGCCCGACTGGCTGGCGCGGCGCCTGCAGACCGTGCGCGATCCGATCACGGGGATCAACGGCCGCCTGGGCGTGGTCAATCGCGGCATCAGCGGCAACCGCCTGCTGTCGAATCCGCCGGAAGGCTCGCTGGCCGGCCGCAGCATCCAGGAACGCTTCGACCGCGACGTGCTGGCCACCGCCGGGGTGCGCTACATGACCCTGATGATCGGGATTAACGACATCGGCAACAGCTCGGCGGCGAATCCGGTGTCGGCCGACGACCTGATCGCCGGCTACCGCCAGGTGATCGCCCGTGCGCACGAAAAGGGGATCGCGGTGTACGGCGCCACGCTGACGCCGTTCGAAGGCGCCGGCTATTATTCGCCGGAGAAGGAAGTGGTGCGCCAGGCGGTCAACAACTGGATCCGTTCGAGCGACGAGTTCGATGCCGTGATCGACTTCGACCGCGTGACGCGCGACCCGGCCCACCCGACCCGCTTCCTGCCGGCCTACGACAGCGGCGACCACCTGCACCCGAACGACCTGGGCTACCAGGCGATGGGCAATGCGGTGCCGCTGGAGCTGTTCCGCTCGCTGGGTGCGGGGTATCCGAGGATGCATCCGGCGCAGATGGCGAAGCCGGCGCCGGCGACGGTGCAGTAG
- a CDS encoding NADH-quinone oxidoreductase subunit A → MNLENYFPVLLFVLVGIGVGVAPQVLGRLIGPHRPDAAKLSPYECGFEAFEDARMKFDVRYYLVAILFILFDLETAFFFPWGVSMRDLGWPAFVTMMVFIAEFVVGFWYIWKKGALDWE, encoded by the coding sequence GTGAACCTCGAGAATTACTTCCCCGTCCTTTTGTTCGTGCTTGTCGGTATCGGCGTTGGCGTCGCTCCGCAAGTTCTCGGCCGTCTTATCGGTCCGCACCGTCCCGACGCCGCCAAGCTGTCGCCGTATGAATGCGGTTTCGAAGCATTCGAAGACGCGCGCATGAAATTCGACGTCCGGTACTACCTGGTCGCGATCCTGTTTATTTTGTTTGATCTGGAAACGGCATTCTTCTTCCCATGGGGCGTCTCGATGCGTGACCTGGGCTGGCCGGCGTTCGTGACGATGATGGTCTTCATCGCCGAATTCGTTGTCGGTTTCTGGTACATCTGGAAGAAAGGTGCCCTTGATTGGGAATAA